One window from the genome of Salvia miltiorrhiza cultivar Shanhuang (shh) chromosome 7, IMPLAD_Smil_shh, whole genome shotgun sequence encodes:
- the LOC130991543 gene encoding probable aspartic proteinase GIP2, whose translation MARSLLFLLLLPLILLMSKAEALSNSPILPKAAIFPVSKDSSTLQYVAHVSMGENLDSLNLVVDLNGPFVWMASGLKSASDSQQPIKSCSLKCSMAKSTRGGGAEYNSKTKSCTLLAENTISRISASGDLSEDVMAMEFWDGIGSSSFAKSEKFLLLSSPNLLLKGLAHEARGVLGLGDSRISLPSQFSTTFGFFERKFSLCLSPQKGALFLGGNPLESSMMFTPLISKKSGGDQEGYYIDVSSIKVSGKKLPLHQKGIILGAKISTIVPYTTFESKIYDAFVESYVGAAISMNLSLVQSVAPFEVCFSSRDGENVPIVDLVLQSELVKWRIHGEKSMVVVSDEVMCLGFLDGGLNPRDSIVVGGHQIEDHLLEFNLGNSMLGFASLLKGDKKCSDFEASSMDGEIL comes from the coding sequence ATGGCTCGCTCTCTTCTTTTCTTGCTATTGCTTCCTCTGATTCTCCTAATGTCGAAAGCCGAGGCGCTCTCCAACAGTCCCATCTTGCCCAAAGCTGCGATCTTTCCGGTTTCGAAGGATTCCTCAACTCTTCAATACGTCGCTCATGTTTCCATGGGTGAAAATCTTGATTCCCTCAATCTCGTGGTTGATCTCAATGGCCCTTTTGTGTGGATGGCATCTGGGCTCAAATCTGCCTCTGATTCTCAGCAGCCCATCAAGAGTTGCTCGCTCAAGTGCTCCATGGCTAAGTCGACTAGGGGTGGTGGAGCAGAGTACAACTCCAAGACCAAGAGTTGTACCTTGCTGGCAGAGAACacaatttcaagaatttctGCATCTGGAGATCTGAGTGAGGATGTGATGGCTATGGAGTTCTGGGATGGGATTGGGTCTTCTTCATTTGCCAAGAGTGAGAAATTCTTGCTTTTATCTTCCCCAAATTTGTTGCTCAAGGGCTTAGCTCATGAGGCTAGAGGGGTGCTAGGGTTGGGAGATTCAAGAATCTCACTCCCATCACAATTCTCCACCACATTTGGATTCTTTGAGAGGAAATTCTCACTGTGTTTGTCCCCTCAAAAGGGTGCACTTTTCCTAGGTGGGAACCCTCTTGAGAGCTCAATGATGTTCACTCCTCTAATCTCCAAGAAAAGTGGGGGTGATCAAGAAGGTTATTACATTGATGTGAGTTCAATTAAGGTTTCTGGCAAGAAACTCCCTTTGCATCAAAAAGGGATTATTCTTGGTGCCAAAATCAGCACCATTGTTCCTTACACTACATTTGAGAGCAAGATTTATGATGCATTTGTTGAGTCCTATGTTGGTGCTGCCATCTCCATGAATTTGAGCCTAGTGCAATCTGTGGCTCCATTTGAAGTGTGTTTCAGCTCAAGAGATGGTGAGAATGTTCCAATTGTTGATCTTGTTTTGCAGAGTGAGCTGGTGAAGTGGAGGATTCATGGTGAGAAGTCAATGGTGGTGGTGAGTGATGAAGTGATGTGTTTGGGATTCTTGGATGGTGGTCTGAATCCTAGGGATTCAATTGTTGTTGGTGGGCATCAGATTGAGGATCATCTGCTTGAGTTCAACTTGGGAAACTCCATGCTTGGATTTGCTTCATTGTTGAAGGGAGACAAGAAGTGCTCTGATTTTGAAGCATCTTCAATGGATGGGGAGATCTTGTGA